The Biomphalaria glabrata chromosome 15, xgBioGlab47.1, whole genome shotgun sequence region CTTGGGGCGGTCTCAATTCAAGTAGCGACGCTCCTGCATAGATGGTGGAAAAATAGGCTAATACCTAGATCCAGCAGCGCTGGTGTTGCATGGGGCGGTCTCAATCCACGTAGCGACGCTCCTGCATAGATGGTGGAAATGCTTCTCAGCCTCGAAGTGAAGCCCCGAGTAGAAACAGCTGTTAGAGGAGGCGAATAGGCCAATAGGGGGAAAAAACAGAATCTCCGCTGTGTTGCCTAAGGTCTGGGTCCATTGCACTGCCGGGGATGGAAGACAGCCCAAACAACTCGGTAACTGTTCACACACCGTTCCTCAAGGAGCCTTTTTCTGCCAGAAACCCGAACGGCTGATGTGATGCAGAGAAGGAATATGGGGTGGTGGTGTTTCCCTGGTGTGCTCGGCATTTCGGCCTCGCCTCTTAAGCGACCGTCTTGGAATATGAGCCATTTTGGTAATTAAGGGCGGAATAAATGACATCTGTTTGGATCCGTCCCAAACTgaaagtttgttcagacagacCGATGGAGAGAAACTTACATGAGTCTAGCGTTCCAAAAGTCTTAACTCTTTGAAGTGATTGGACCAGATTGGGCAATCATGAAGATTTCTCAATGGTTGTCTGGAACTTTGGTACACAAACTCTATAAACTATcgtcttattttaaaatgagaCTAGAGTATTTTAACCTATGAcctttatgttttaaataaattataatacagAGTTACAGAAGTCAAACTTTAAGACTGGAGGACTTTGTGTTACAGCGTATGCACGGAGTATTCGATTATATCAAGTATGTCGATACACGATCTTAAAATATCGACTTAAGAATGCTTCCATATTTTTATGGCCCACTGTTAGTTTGGCCCTTGAGATACCGAGTGTGACTTGTTTATGATTAGTATCGATCCCGCCCTTCCACGCTATGCTACACTCCAGTGGTGTCCAAACCTTTTTCAACGTGTGGGCCAATTCAACTTCCGATACTCGTGTCATCGCCGCAATTTAATCATGGAGTTAAACGGAAACGATAATTGATGCTTCATTACTCAATGTGGGCAGAGGTTTTGAATTGGACCTGTTAGCAACACGGTTCGGGTTtagcccgcgggccgtagtttgagcACCGCTGCGACCCATTATGGTGACTACATCGACTCCGCAGATGTTAGCAATCACATAAAATGAACTAATTGCCTGTGCGAAGGCCCGGACATAGGAATGTTGAGGCACTGTGCACATTGGCAATATGGGTTCCCATTATTACGTTTGCATAGTGAAGTGATACATACTATGGTTTCTTTTGCTTCGGAAGCGAAGACATTGCCAGTTATAACAAGGCGATATAAGCTAAAGCTTGGTCCCTAGATGGTCGCCAAGTCACTTCCCccattatttattaaaacagCCCTCTGCTATTTGTCCGTAAGAGTACGTGGCACCGTTTTAAACtagtaaaatataaacaaaaaatcctttgaaaaaaaaagaaagcttatctaaaagggaagaactcccgtccttaaaactatatctaccaataatgtataagttattccccttattcgatatcaaactaaataacagCACTAGGGAggaaagagtatttgtacagatttgtcctagcatttaataaaaaaaaaaaaaagtgacttagTGTTCACACATCCAGCAACAAAGCCCAATGTTCAAATACCCTTATTGCTTGAATTTTAGCCCCTCCCCTTTCCCTTAAGAATATTTAAATTCTCTCGTCGTCTGCGttagttctttttttccttttcaaaatTAGGCTCACTAACCGTAGGCGTCTATTTCTCCTTCCTCCTGCCTTCTTATAGGTGCCAATTCTCAGAGAGTCGCCACTGTTGATGCGGGACCTCCGTGAcctatgtcgaaggtgccggttgatgtcataaaaatataattacttttaaatgaGAAATACTCATaaaacgttttgttttttatatttgtattctataaacaagtaaaatttttttttttttttttttttttttttttttttttaaaatcttaagggaagaactccacacttacagCAGCAATTCTCtcaactgtaagatttattttcatttttccttttatcaaagtaattaattaattaccactatataattaaatatttagtttattttttttaattgattcaggaacaatgaataaatgtgcaaagtttcaaaatGTGTAACTAAACacacagagtgacttgatataagctttgtaatcagTGCTGAGTGGAGGCTGGGGTTGGGATCTGCTGCGTGCAGATGGGGTTGGGATCTGCTGCGTGCAGGCTGGGGTTGGGATCTGCTGCGTGCAGGCTGGGGTTGGGATCTGCTGCGGTTGGAATCTGCTGCGTGGAGGCTGGGGTTGGGATCTGCTGCGTGGAGGCTTGGGTTGGGATCTGCTGCGTGGAGGCTTGGGTTGGGATCTGCTGCGTGGAGGCTGGGGTTGGGATCTGCTGAGTGGAGGCTTGGGTTGGGATCTGCTGCGTGGAGGCTTGGGTTGGGATCTGCTGAGTGGAGGCTTGGGTTGGGATCTGCTGCGTGGAGGCTTGGGTTGGGATCTGCTGCGTGGAGGCTTGGGTTGGGATCTGCTGCGTGGAGGCTTGGGTTGGGATCTGCTGCGTGGAGGCTTGGGTTGGGATCTGCTGCGTGGAGGCTTGGGTTGGGATCTGCTGAGTGGAGGCTTGGGTTGGGATCTGCTGCGTGGACGACATCGTCCTTGCCTTTCTCTCGTTTTCatcgactgaaggaggccaataacaACAATATTGTAACgcatctcactatccaggctctctgcaaactgcaccttgcACCACCAActtcaagaacttgacaactcagggctccaaagtaacgtaagtttaatgtccaataatTTACAGCCAATACtgaacaattggcaacacgtacacatATCTCTCTGTTAAtagccgtaccgccgtatcaactcttgcactggcctctccgtctcgttccgggcttgcactgggttcaacagttcaggactgacttcacacactgggctcgttgtgtcggactcgatcacagaccaagatcaagacgccgttcgtctcaactgtacttgatagtactccacactaaaccgtcgtaatgctccgtacagaaccacaccgctgaaccacactgaactgtgctgtagtcgactgggctctgaaccgtcttgactgcgacacctccgatctttatatagggtccctgctggccttctagaaccggtcGGAACATCGCTTGACGTTTCTAGtttcgtcacatgactacatccctcttgacgcccctgagctatgttcacgacgccgatccttgcCGAGCCGTCACTTGACACCCGTCTCGgttgaccgtcgtaactcgtcacggttgaccgctcgtctagcgctgaccTGGGgcaatttgcgtcggctgactacacacacaccactacccccatctgtgccaccaccaggtttataacaatatgttcagtaaatagagatacatttttatttcaccaATAGTTTCATAAAGTGTATCTTATAGAAGACTATTTGTCTAATTTATTTTtcgaacaaaataaaaaaaacaattcaaagaaaaaaataaaaataaataaataaaagcataGATCTAAATGAGGAAAATTTCTGATATATCTAAAATGTAAGAATCAGCTCATCCATTAGttataaattgtataaatatttatagcgGAGAAGTTATAAACTCCTGAGTTTCATTAACTCAATGAAGACTAGCAAATATATAATCTCATTAACCCATTGACAGCTGGCGAAAATGCATTATTTAAAAGCTTTTAGTTTCAGAAACAAAACACTACGAATATAATTAAGTTCTTAAATGCAATTTAAGTTTTCGTAATAGAGATGTTACAGTCTGCAAAGCAGTTGACCTCAGGTTCATCTGTTGCCAGGGCCTACAAGGATTTCAtatggccagtacaacgaccaagaGCATTACCCATTTCCTCTCATTTATCCGAAACTGACCAGAACTTTCTaaaaattcagattttttttgaaTCAACGAAGTGGAAATAGttcaaataatttcaaataaacAAACCATAGCATTGTGGGTGTTGTCTTCGAGTCTATCAGGAGCCAAAGGGCTTTGTATCACAATTctctggatggctgcctggtcgtgcggtttgcgcgctggactgtcgttcggatttatcgacggtcgagggttcaaaccctgcccgctaccatcccccgtcgtcctgcgggaggtttggactaggaagtaaattatcttcaactctgaaggaacatccgaaacatgtaaaacaaaacaaaaacagttgacTAGAGGCTTTTACTTAGATGTTTCAGATATTGTAATCTCAAAACAAGACCTATTGTGACCTACAATGCAGTCTGGACAATAATTGCATATTAGGACCGGATTTGACCATCACGAAATGCAAAACATATATATTCTAAAATTAGAATATCATGACCTAAATAACACATCGTTGCTTACGTTTGAATCTTGTTCCCTACACTGTGACCTTTGGTTTTAATCTTATCGACATTGAATATCATGATTTACATTGAATCTCATGTCCTACATCGAATCTCATTACCGACACCGAATCTCATGTCCTACATCGAATCTCATTACATACATTGAATCTCATGTCCTACATCGAATCTCATTACATACATTGAATCTCATGTCCTACATCGAATCTCATTACCTACACTGAATCTCATGTCCTACATCGAATCTCATTACCTACACTGAATCTTATGTCCTACATCGAATCTCATTACATACACTGAATCTCATGTCCTACATCGAATCTCATTACATACATTGAATCTCATGTCCAACATCGAATCTCATTACATACATTGAATCTCATGTCCTACATCGAATCTCATTACTTACACTGAATCTCATGTCCTACATCGAATCTCATTACGTACATTGAATCTCATGTCCTACATCGAATCTCATTACATACATTGAATCTCATGTCCTACATCGAATCTCATTACCTACACTGAATCTCATACATTGAACATACATTAAATCTCGTGACCTACACTGAATCTCGTGACCTAAGTTGAATCTCGTGACCTTCTATTAGTCTCGCGGCATACACTGCCTCTCATGCAAACTTAAATCACTTTGGATCTTAAATCGTCTGCCACAGTCCGAACATTCGTAGCGCACAGGAAACAAACGTTTTCGTATATCGGACGACGTCGCATTTGTCCTAATTACCATATTAGCCACCTCGTTACTGCCCCCCATTCCATTGGCGTCTCTTGCTTTAACATTTGACGGATGATCCGATGACGCTGAATCTAACATAGACCAGACGAGAACGCTGTCTTGTTTGGTGGCTAAATTTTGGCCGGTTTCCGATGGAAAATTTTTCGGTCGAAACGAGTCTGATGAAAAATATGAGCGCAAAGAAGTGTTGCCAGAAACCATACATTGTTCACCAGTGTGAGAATCTTTGCATTTCGTTTTGTTGACGTCAGCTTTTTCTACGAACGGCCTCTCTCGATTTGAAGTGAGAGAGTTAGAGATATTGGTTGAGTTTGTAAGACCCTTCTCAGCGAattctaatttcttttttgaGATAAACTTAAGTGTTCCATTAGTGTCTGTGGACGGTCTTCTGATTTCATTTGTAATACTCTTTTTAAATGAACACTCTCTTTTTAATCTGGTATCGCTAGGATCTTTTTTAGTGTGAACTTTTTGATGTCGCTCCAGATTGCTTTTGTGACTAGTGGCGTAGCCACAAAGGGCGCAGAAGAAGTCCTTCTGTCCACTGTGAACCGTCAGGTGGCGCCTCAGTAGCGCTTTCCTGCAGAAGTTTCTGGAGCAGACCTGGCACCTGTAGCCGCCCCTGTGGAACACGGAGTTGTGGTCACGCAACAAGGCCTTGCTCTGGAACACCACGCCGCAGCACTCCAGGGTCTTGGAGCTCTCCTGGTGCATCGTGACCACGTGTCGCTTCAGGTTGTTCTTCCGGTCAGTCGTGTACCTGCATTGCGGGCAGCTGAACGACTTCCGGTCGTCGCCAGGGGATACCAGTGACTGAT contains the following coding sequences:
- the LOC129923159 gene encoding uncharacterized protein LOC129923159, which encodes MSSTQQIPTQASTQQIPTQASTQQIPTQASTQQIPTQASTQQIPTQASTQQIPTQASTQQIPTQASTQQIPTQASTQQIPTQASTQQIPTPASTQQIPTQASTQQIPTQASTQQIPTPASTQQIPTAADPNPSLHAADPNPSLHAADPNPICTQQIPTPASTQH